TATGTGCTGCACGTCTTGAACTGTTAAGAAACTCATTTAGACGGCCTCCCTTTCCAAATTATTTTTTGCTTACTTTTGATGCGATCTCAGTGTTGACCAGTGTTTTATGGTTCACCTCTTTTGGAAGCTCGCCAGCTTCTTTCATAATGTCTTGGAGATTGTTCCACTCGTCTTCGTCAAGGATAGGATCAGTGGCAAAGGAACCTTGACTCTTATATCGTTCAACAACGGTTTTCATAATCTCAAAATCAGTATCAGGGAAATATGGTTCTACAGCTTTGGCGATTTCTTCTGCACTATGGGATTCGACCCATTGCTGTGCTTTGTAAATGGCTCTCGTGAATTTTTCAATAGTACTCTTGTGTTCTTTCAGATAGCTCTCTTTGGTCATAAACGTTGTATATGGTACATGGCCAGATTCTTTACCGAAGGATGCGACAATATGCCCTTTTCCTTCTTTTTCAAAGATGCTTGCCGTTGGCTCAAATAATTGAACAAATTCGCCTGTGCCAGAGGCAAATGCATTTGCAATATTGGCAAAATCGATGTTTTGGATAAGATTTAAATCCTTATGCGGATCAATTCCATGATTTTTAAGAACGAATTCACCAACCATTTGAGGCATACCGCCTTTACGTTGGCCTAAGAATGTTTTCCCTTTTAATAGATCCCATGAGAAATTATCAATCTTATCTCTTGAAACGAGGAAGGTACCATCTGTCTGAGTAAGTTGCGCAAAGTTTATGACCGGATCATTGGCACCTTGAGCGTACACATAAATGGAAGTTTCAGAGCCAACCAGTGCCACATCTGCTCCACCGGAAAGTAAGGCAGTCATAGTCTTGTCACCACCAGCAGTGGTTGCAAGCGAAACGTCTAATCCTTCCTCTTTGAAAAATCCTTTTGATAGGGCTACATATTGAGGCGCATAGAAAATGGACCGGGTTACTTCTGCAATACGCACTTTTTCTAATTTCTTCGGTTCATTCGTGGAATCGTTATTACAAGCAGCTAATGAAAACATAAGTATACCGATGAGAAGAAAGGAGAAACTGAATTTTAACCATTTTTTCATATAAAGAACCTCCTTGTTTCCATAAAAAATATGGGCTAATTGCCTAACATATCGTATGAAATTGAAGAAAATATGTGAATGCCTAGGAACAAATTATTTTTAAATGTATAAGGGAAGAATGATAATGAACAAAAACAATGGAATCATACTCGAGACTACCCGCTTTCCATCTCCCAATCCTAAGGTGAAATTAAAACTTATCACCTACCTTTCTGATGGCTTAAGAGTCAAGGGGATGCTGGCTGAGCCGATGGAAGAAGGAGTATATGATGGGCTTCTTTATTTGCGTGGAGGAATAAAAAATGTAGGGAAGGTGAGGCCGGCCCGGATCGCCCAGTTTGCTGCAGAGGGTTTTATTGTCTTTGCACCTTTTTATCGGGGAAACCAAGGGGGAGAAGGAAATGAGGACTTCGCAGGCGAAGATAGGGAAGATGCTTTTTCGGCTTATCAGCTTTTAAAGTCGCTTCAGAAGATTCGCCAAGTCCATATCTTTGGATTTTCACGCGGCGGGGTCATGGCTCTAATGACAGGAATTCAATTTCCTGATGCAGCATCTGTTGTTACCTGGGGTGGTGTAAGTGATATGTCACTTACCTATATGGAACGGTTAGATTTACGTAAAATGATGAAAAGGGTTATTGGTGGAACCCCCGATAAATATCCGGATCGATATGATGTGAGGACCCCTCTATATCAGTTAGAGCAGCTGACTTCGCCTGTTCTTATCATACATGGTGTAAAGGATCATAATGTCTCAGTTGAGCATGCTTATCGTTTAGAGAGACGCCTGAAGGCATTACATAAACCGGTAGAGTGCTGGTATTTCGATCGGTTTACGCATTATTTTCCACCGGAAGTGAATAGAAAAGTCGTCGAAGATGCTACAAATTGGATGAAAAAACAAAGCGAATGATGATAAAATATAGGTAATACAAGCAGAGGAGCGGATTAATATGGGTATGCCCCTTGAGTTAAATACGATGATTGTAACAAAAGGAAGAGAGAAAAGAGTCGAGGAGAATCTCTTTGTACTAGAAAAAGAAGGGTATAGACTCTATCCAATTGACATTCCCATTGATGTGAGAAAAACGATGGACAGTGATTCGAGCGGAACAGCGGTTATAAAAAAAGTAGAGTGGCAGCAAGGTAATACAACCCTTACATATCAATTAGTATCATTAAACTCAACGAATTAAGCGGGTAATTCTTACCTGCTTTTTTTTTTGAAAAAAGTGTAAGAAAAACTTGGTAAATACGTCTTATAAGTAGTTAAACATCAATTGAATAGAGAGAAAGGGGGAATATGGTTGAAACAGTCTCATCAGATAGAAAAATGGTTTATTGAATATGAAAAAGATGTCACTAATTATCTTGTTTATTATACCGGTACGACTGATGTAGAAGACTTAGTTCAAGAGACTTTTTTACGGGCAATAAGAGCTCTAAGCCGTTTTAAAAATGAATCCAGCCCCAAAACTTGGTTGATATCCATTGCGCGAAATACAGCAATAGATTTTTATCGAAAGAAATCTGTCTGGAACAGATTGAAACTCGTCCTTGATGTCGAATCACCCAGGCTTCAAGAACAGGGGGCAGAGGAGAAAGTAGTCAAGAAAATGGAGTATATCCATTTGTATGAAGCGATTAATGCTTTAAAGCCAAACTACCGGGATGTCATTTTACTCAGAGGGATTTCCGAGTTGACTTCTAAGGAGGCCGGTCAGGTTCTCGGATGGACCGAAAGCAAAGTGAATGTGACTTTCTTTCGGGCTGTGAAAAAATTAAATGAGCGACTTAAGGAGGGGGAGCAGTTTGAGTCAATTATCGGATAAAGAATTACTTGAAGTGATGTCTAACTTTCGTAAGCATGAGTTACCCACGAGGAAAAGAGCAGAGATGTTACAAACTCTTAGTGAAGCGAGTAAGAGTAAGCCGCGTGAACCCTTTAATTTTCAGAGAGTTGCAGCCATGGCGGCTGTGTTTATTCTAGTACTCATAGCACCGATACTATATTTTTCAAGTAGTCAGGAAAATAGTGCAACTAGACCAGGAGAAAAATTGGATGCAATTAAGCCAGCTGAGCGTGGTACGGTGTTTGCATTAAAGGATGATAATGGAAATCCTATTTTTGCAGACAGTAATTTTGGCATACCTAACAAGGTAAGTTTGTTGGCACCAACGGAATGGATTGCCAAGGATACACGTTCTGTTGGTAAAATGATGATTTATTTATGGGGCAATTACGAGAAGGACTTCGCCAATAAGCCATTAAAAGTGGAAGCCGTTCATGTGAAAACTGGTGTAAAAGAGCACCTTGCGACAACTGTTATTTCAGGTGGGATGTATGGTTCCGATGCGCATGCCTTGACGAGCTTTGAACCATTTACACTTCCTGGTGTTTATAACCTAGAATTCTTTGCAGGGGATGAGAAGGTAGGAGAATTTTCTATCTATGTAAAAGAGCCTTACGTCAAAATAGGGAATGCAACCTTATTGGTCTCACAAGAAGATCTATATGCGGGCCTTTATGAGGATGCTGTGATGGAAGTAGAGGGTGACAATCTTCCACCTGAAATGGAGCTAGAGTTATTCCAATTAGAAACAGCGGAAGTAACAACGTTTACTTTTAAAGATAAAACAGAGTATACAAGAACGGATGGGAAGAGGATATCCCTTTATACAGGTGATTTCCAGCTGAAAAAAAGCGGCAAATATCGGATTTCCGTCCTCAAACAATCAGAAGCCATTGAGGTAAGAAAGCCCATATCAAATTGATATGGGCTTTTCATATTAAGCAATAGGTCCACCTTTTTCTTCGGTTTCAGGAGAAACATCCGTGAACTTTTTGAAGTTTTCTCGGAATTTCGCAGCTAGTTCTTTTGCTTTCTTTTCATATGCCTGTTGGTCGGACCAAGTTTTACTTGGCTGCAATACCTCATCAGGAACCCCGGCAATATGAAGTGGAATATTCAATCCAAAGATTTCATCCTTGGTTGTCTCGACATGGTTCAATTCACCTTCAAGTGCAGCTTGAACCATTGCTCTTGTATAGGAGAGCTTCATTCTGCTGCCTACGCCATACTCACCGCCGGTCCAACCGGTATTCACAAGAAATACGTTTGCATTGTGCTCAAGGATTTTTTCACCCAGCATATCAGCATAACGAGTAGCAGGAAGCGGTAAGAATGGTGCACCGAAGCAAGTTGAGAATGTTGCCTCAGGTGAGGTAACACCACGTTCTGTACCAGCAAGCTTAGAGGTATACCCGCTTAAGAAGTGATACATCGCTTGTTCCTTCGTTAATTTTGATATCGGAGGCAAGACCCCAAACGCGTCTGCAGTTAAGAAAACAATCGTATTCGGGTGACCCGCAATACTTGGCACGGCAATATTATCAATGGCATCGATTGGATATGCTGCCCTGGTATTCTCTGTTAACGTGCCATCATCGTAATCTGGAACCCTCGATTCTTTGTTAAGAGTGACATTTTCAAGCACCGTCCCAAAACGAATCGCATCAAAAATTTGTGGTTCTTTTTCCCTAGAAAGGTTGATGCACTTTGCATAGCAGCCTCCCTCGATATTAAAGACACCGTTAGAGGACCAACCGTGCTCATCGTCACCAATCAAACGGCGGTTTGGATCAGCGGATAAAGTCGTTTTACCAGTTCCGGATAGACCAAAGAATAAAGCAACATCTCCCTCAATACCCACATTCGCTGAGCAGTGCATGGAGAAAATATTGTTTTCGGGTAATAAATAATTCATGACTGAGAAAATAGACTTTTTCATTTCTCCTGCGTACTCTGTTCCACCAATAAGAACAATTCTGCGCTCGAAGGAAATAATGATAAAAGTCTCGGAATTAGTTCCGTCGACCTTAGGGTCTGCCTTGAAATTCGGTGCAGAAATCACCGTAAATCCTGGGTCATGTGAAAGCAATTCATCTTCTGTTGGTCGAATGAACAGCTGATGAACAAAGAGATTGTGCCAAGCGAATTCATTCACTACCTGGATTGGTAAGCGGGATTTTTTATCCGCTCCTGCAAATCCTTTAAAAACAAAAATTTCTTCTTGTTGTTTTAAATAATTTAAGACTTTTTGATAAAGTTTCGTAAATACTTCTTCAGATATAGGTTGATTCAACGAACCCCAAGCAATCTTATCCTTTGTGGATTCTTCCATCACAATGAATTTATCTTGAGGTGAGCGGCCTGTATATTTACCAGTTGAAACGCTTACAGCACCAGTCGAGGTTAAAGAACCTTCATTACGGCATAAGATCTTTTCTACTAACTGGGGAACTGATAATTGCACGTGGACATTACTTTCTGATAACAGTTGTTTTAATTCATTAGGACTATGAACAGAATTCATTTACTGCAACCTTCCTTTATCCATTTTTTAATGGTTGTAACATATTAAAAAGTATAACACATTCAATTGAATAATCTATACTAATTAATGAAAAATAGATAGTGAAGATTTAAATTAATTTTCCTTGAAAAATGCATTGACATTGTTCGACAGAGTAGGTTATGATTTACCCTTGAACGGATACTCTCTTATCCCGAGCTGGTGGAGGGACAGGCCCAATGAAACCCAGCAACCTGCAAACGAAAAGTGTGAGAGCGTAGTACACTACAATCAGCAATTTTTGGGCAAAGGTGCTAAACCTGAAGCAAGGCTTCGCCTTGAACGATAAGAGTGAAAGGCACGCAAACTTTTGCTATCAACCTTTCCTCAGAGATGGAAAGGTTTTTTATTTGTAAAAGGAAATCGTGCAACATTATCGCTTCTTTTTATTCCATCGTTAGAATTTACTATAGGGTTTTGAGCAAAATATTGTTCTACTAATAAAAACCCTGTATTTATTTCATACTACTAAGGGAATGAGTTCCGTATCAACCCGAGGTTAAACGGCAAGGTCATTACATACCCACACAGATAACCTCACTTATTTCACTATATAGGAGGAATTCAGATGTCAACAAAACGTCGTTTGTTCACTTCTGAATCAGTAACTGAAGGTCATCCCGATAAGATCTGTGACCAAATTTCTGATTCCATTTTAGATGCTATTTTAGCAAAAGATGCTAATGCACGTGTTGCTGCTGAAACTTCAGTTACAACTGGTTTAGTTTTAGTTGCTGGCGAAATCACAACTTCAACTTACGTGGACATTCCAAAAATTGTTCGTGAAACAATTAAAAGCATTGGTTACAATCGTGCAAAATACGGATTTGACTCCGAAACATGTGCAGTTTTAACTTCTATCGATGAACAGTCTCCAGACATCGCGATGGGTGTTGACCAAGCACTTGAAGCTCGTGAAGGCCAAATGTCAGATGAGCAAATTGAAGCAATTGGTGCAGGGGACCAAGGTTTAATGTTTGGTTTCGCATGTAATGAAACAAAGGAGCTTATGCCGCTTCCAATTTCACTTGCGCACAAGCTTGCACGCCGTTTAACAGAAGTTCGTAAAGAAGAGATTCTTCCTTACCTTCGTCCAGACGGAAAAACACAAGTAACAGTTGAGTACGATGAGAACGACAAACCAGTTCGTATTGATACAATCGTTATCTCCACTCAACACCACCCAGAGGTTACATTGGAGCAAATCCAACGTAATCTTAAAGAGTATGTTATCAATCCGGTTGTTCCACAAGAACTTATCGATGAAAATACAAAATACTTCATTAACCCAACTGGCCGTTTCGTAATTGGCGGACCACAAGGGGATGCTGGTTTAACAGGCCGTAAAATCATTGTTGATACTTACGGTGGCTATGCACGTCACGGCGGTGGCGCATTCTCTGGTAAGGATCCTACAAAGGTTGACCGTTCTGCAGCGTATGCAGCACGTTACGTAGCAAAGAATATCGTTGCTGCTGGACTTGCTGAGAAATGTGAAGTACAGCTTGCTTATGCTATCGGTGTAGCAAGACCTGTTTCTATCTCTGTAGATACATTTGGTACAGGTAAAGTAAGTGAAGATGTATTAGTTGAATTAGTAGAACAAAACTTTGATCTACGTCCAGCTGGTATCATTAACATGTTGAACCTTCGCCGCCCAATTTACAAGCAAACAGCTGCTTACGGACATTTTGGCCGTACAGATGTGGATCTTCCTTGGGAACGTACTGATAAAGCAGACGCTTTAAAAGAGCAAGCAGCAAATCGTTAATAGTATTCGCCACCGGGCGAAATGACCCTAAATAGGGGAGTTGCATTAATTGTAACTCCCTTTTTTATTTTTTCGTCTAATAGGTTGTTCCTTATTGCATTCCTGGAATAAAATGTTTAAGTAGGTCAAAAGAAGTGAAAAATGATGGTACGAAAATTACCTATAAGTTCACAGTGTTATTTAAATAAAAAAGTGGTAGTATTAGAGAGATGTTTTTTTACAAAGATGTTTAATTAAGATTGGAGTAGGTGAGGTACATAATGTGTGGTTTTATTGGTTGTGTACACGACAAAACACAAAACTATAGCGACGAACAAAAACAACAATTTAAAAATATGAATGATATCATTACCCATCGTGGTCCAGATGATGATGGTTTCTATTATGATGAACATATTCAATTTGGCTTTCGCCGCTTAAGTATTATTGATATTGAGAGCGGACATCAGCCGTTAACGTATGAAAACGAACGCTACTGGATTATCTTTAATGGTGAAGTGTACAACTATGTTGAACTTCGTGAAGAACTATTAAAAGAAGGTCTATCATTTGCAACTAGCTCAGATACAGAGGTTATTATAGCTCTGTACAGTCATTTAAAAGAAAAAGCGGTTGAAAAGCTGCGCGGAATGTTTGCTTTTGTCATTTGGGATAAACAAGAACAAAGATTATTTGGGGCACGTGACCCGTTCGGCATCAAACCCTTCTTCTATTTAGAAGATGGTGAGCAAACCTTCTTTGCTTCAGAAAAGAAAAGTATTTTACTGGCGCTTGAAAATGATGTATTGGATTATGATTCTGTACAGCATTATTTAACGTACCAATTTGTACCTGAACCGAATACTATGTCACAGGGTATTAAGAAGCTTGAACCTGGTCACTATTTCACTAAGAAGATAGGTGCACCAATGGATATTAAGCGCTACTGGAAGGCTCATTTTAGCCCTATTCAAAAATCTGAAGCGGATTTTACGAAAGAAATTCGTGATATTTTATTCGATTCTGTTGAGAAACATATGCGAAGCGATGTACCGGTTGGTTCCTTCTTGTCGGGTGGGATCGATTCTTCTATTATTGCTTCGATTGCAAAAGAGTTTCATCCGGCGATTAAAACCTTTTCCGTTGGTTTTGAACACAATGGCTTCAGTGAAATTGATGTGGCTAAAGAAACTGCGGAAAAATTGGGTGTAGAAAATATCAGCTATGTGATTACCCCAGAGGAATATATGAATGAAATACCGAAGATTATGTGGCATATGGATGATCCGCTTGCCGATCCTGCATGTGTACCTCTTTATTTCGTCGCACGTGAAGCTAGAAAGCATGTAACCGTTGTTCTTTCGGGTGAAGGGGCGGATGAGTTATTTGGCGGTTATAACATTTACCGGGAACCGCAGGATTTAGAAATCTTCAATAAAATTCCTCGAGTAGGAAAAGTTCTTCTTAAAGGTATTGCTAATATTATGCCTGAAGGAACGAAAGGCAAGAGCTTCATTGAACGTGGTGTGACACCAATGGAGGAGCGTTATATTGGGAATGCCAAAATGTTCACAGAAGAAGAAAAGCGTGATTTACTGAACGTCTACCATGAAGGATTAAAATATACAGATGTAACAAAACCTTTATATGCTGAGTCTAGAGGCTACGATCCGGTTGATCGCATGCAGTATATTGATATCCATACTTGGATGCGCGGCGATATTCTTCTAAAAGCAGATAAAATGACAATGGCTCATTCATTAGAGCTTCGGGTTCCTTTCTTAGATAAGGCTGTATTTGAGGTTGCATCGAAAATTCCAACAAGCCTTAAAACAGCAAATGGGACAACAAAGTATATCCTGCGTAAGGCAGCTGAAGGTGTTGTTCCAGAGCATGTTCTTAACCGTAAGAAGCTCGGGTTCCCTGTTCCAATTCGTCATTGGTTAAAAAATGAGATGAACGAATGGGCGAAAAAAATAATTCGTGAAAGTAACACGGATCATTTAATCAACAAAGCATATGTCTTAAGATTACTTGAAGACCATTGCCAAGGAAAAGCGGACAACAGCCGAAAAATTTGGACGGTTCTCATGTTTATGGTATGGCATCAAGTGTATGTTGAAGACGTGTATTCCTTTCAACGTGACTTTGCACAAGGGAAAGTGTTAGAATCACTAAAAAACTAAAATAGCAGAAGCTGACTCAAATGATAAATTTGAGTCAGCTTCTTTTTATGTTCTGTTAAACTAGTCTATTGATTCATCTCAATAAGTTTTGCTTTCCGCAGGCGGTTATTAGAGCTATGTTCGTATTATCGCGCCAACCTCTCCATGTGAAATCGCTCTACGTGACCCAAAGGGGTATGAGAAAGAGAAACCGGACACGTAGAAGCGGTCTATGTGATCCAAAGGGGTATGAGAAAGAGAAACCGGACACGTAGAAGCGGTCTACGAGCCCGAAATAGTCAAGAGACAGAGGGACCGGTCGCGTAGAAGCGGTCTACGTGCCCCAAAGGGTTATGAGAAGGGGAAACCGGTCACATAGAAGCGGTCTACGTGCCCCAGTAGGCTCAAGAAGGGGAAACTGGTTACATAGAAGCGGTCTACGTGACCCAAATGGGTTAGAGAACGAAGAAAAGGTCACGTAGAAAAAATCAACGTGACCAAAACAGGTCCAGTGCTAAGCGCATAATAGCTACTATGCCCAAAATATCGCTAAACAATTATTGAGTGTAAAAATCATGACTGTAAGGACTTATAATATTGGGCCTTTTCTGCATATTCTGTATAGATTCTAGTCATATCTTTTTTATCTTCTTCAGTTAATTCCCTAATAACTTTAGCGGGTCTGCCAAATGCTAAAGTATTAGGAGGAATTTTCTTGCCTTGCGGGACGAGACTTCCAGCACCAATAAAGGCGCCTTCACCAATTTCTGCTTGGTCGAGGATAATGGAGCCCATCCCAATTAAAGCTCTTTTTCTAATGATGCAGCTGTGAAGGATGACCTGGTGGCCAATGGTTACTTCATCTTCTAAAATTAGCGGGTTATTAGGACTTTGGTGTAAGATAGAGTTATCTTGGATGTTTACCTTATTACCGATTCTAGTCGGGGCAACGTCGCCCCTGATCACTGAGTTAAACCAAACACTTGACTCCTCACCAATTTCAACATCGCCAGTTATCGTTACATAATCGGCAATAAACGCTGACTCAGCGATTAATGGATACTTATTTTTATAAGGGTAAATCATTCTGTTCGCTCCTTTTTTACAATATATTTCTATTGTAACAGAATTTCAAAAAATTCATCTTTTTCATGGTGTGTAGTAAAATAGACTTTTCAATAATGGCTATCTAATTTTTTTAGGGGGAAAAAATATGTGGAAGTGGGAAGCTGAAGGGGAGGCAAAAGCTGTCATTGTGATGGTTCATGGTGCGATGGAACATCACCGCCGCTATGGCTGGCTGATTGAAATGTGGCGTTCATCGGGCTTTCATGTCATTATGGCTGATCTTCCAGGTCAGGGTATGACAACGAGGGCGAACCGTGGCCATATCGATTCCTTCGATGAATATATTTATGAAGTAAAGGATTGGATCCAAGCGGCATACCGTTATGATTTGCCTGTATTTTTATTAGGCCATAGCATGGGAGGATTAATTTCGCTCCGCTTATTACAAGAGGAAAGACTGAACCTTGCCGGTGTCATTCTGTCATCACCTTGCTTGGGATTGGTTCACACCCCATCTAAATTACTAGAGGTATTATCACACGGATTAAACGTGGTCTTTCCCACATTACGGATTAATTCAGGTTTAACGGTCCAAATGGCGACTAGAAACGAAGATGTCCGTGAAGCAGACTCCAATGACACTCTATACGTGACGAAAGTTTCTGTTAGATGGTATAGAGAGTTGGCAGCTGCGATCAAACAAGCATTCTTAAACATTGATCAAACACAAGATATTCCCATGCTAGTTATGCAAGGCGGGGATGACTTGATTGTGAATAAAGCTACTGTTAAGGATTGGTTCAATCATGCACCATTATCCGAAAAGAGATTTAAGGAATGGCCGAAATGCTATCATGAAATCTTTAATGAACCAGAACGTGAAGAAGTCTTTGAATATGCAAAGGATTTTGTTAACAGTCAATTAAAAGCGATTGGTTATATTGTATAGAAAGGTAGATGATTTCCATGATGCCAATCACCCTCATGTCCAGGGTTTATCGCAAAGTTCTTCCAGCTGTCCATCAAGAATTGGCTTATTGGAAAAGCCGGGCAGAGAAAATCCCCAACCCTGAATTAAGGGCACAGGCTCTTGCGAGTATTGAACATAAAACTTTTCATTGTGAAGGTGGGGCCATCCTAGCTCTTACCGCCAAAGAGGAGTCTAAAAAGGCAATAAAATTCATCGTTGCTTATCAAACAATCAGTGATTATCTAGATAACCTTTGTGATAGAAGTACTTCTCTTGATCCTGCTGACTTTGCTGCACTGCATGAATCCATGTCCGATGCCTTGGTTTTACACGTTGATGAGAAAAATTATTACCGCTTTCGTGAAGATCAAGACGACGATCAATATTTACACGATCTTTCTGAAACGTGCCGGTCAGTCTTAAGGGATTTAGAGCACTATGACAAGATTAAAGACTATCTTCTCGAATTGTGCCAGTATTATTGTGATTTGCAAATCAATAAACATGTTGTTCATGACGAACGTGTCCCACGCCTCGAAAAATGGTTCCATCATTATCAACAGCAGCTGCCAGAAATGGAATGGTATGAATTTTCGGCATGTTCGGGTTCCACATTGGGGATTTTTTGTTTAGTTTCGTATGCCATGCGCGACGATTTCAACGCTAGTGATGCAGAGAGTATTCGAAAAGGGTATTTCCCATATATTCAGGGCTTACATATCTTATTGGATTATTTTATCGATCAAGAAGAAGATAGAGCAGGAGGGGACTTGAATTTTTGTGCTTACTACGAAAATCAGGAAACCCTATTTAATCGTCTAACCCATTTTGTAAAAGAAGCGGACAGACATACAGAATTCCTGCCACATAAAAGATTTCACCAGCTGATCAATCGTGGCCTGCTTGGAATTTATTTGTCCGATTCGAAAGTCCGAAAACAAAAAAATGTCCGAAGACTGGCAAGAGGAATTATCAAATCAGGAGGATGGATTAGCTATTTCTTTTATTTTAATGGACTTGCCTACCGTTCCATTCAAAAATCTGTACCATCCTTTGTTGTGAGATTAATGACGAAGTAAAAAAGAGGATGACGTGTCATCCTCTTTTAACGCTTTTCAATAGCTACAATAAACGGCGGGTTATTTTGTTGATTGATAAATTGATATTGAAGGACATGCGCTTTTTTTTGATCTAGATCATGACAATAATGGAGCAAGGAGTCACGTTCAACTGCACCTTCCATATGTCCATGGTAAATGACGAGAACAATGATTCCTTCTGGTGGCATGATATCCAGCAACTGTTCAATCGCTGAAATGGTTGTTTCAGGACGAGTTACAACGGATTTATCGCTTCCTGGTAAATAACCTAAATTAAAAATAGCCCCAGTAACCTTGCCATGATGGTTCGGTGGTATGAGTTTGGAAAGTGTTTCATGACCTTCATGAAACATCTTTACTCGATCAGAAAGTCCATGCTGATCTACTCGCTCC
The window above is part of the Bacillus sp. SORGH_AS_0510 genome. Proteins encoded here:
- a CDS encoding ABC transporter substrate-binding protein → MKKWLKFSFSFLLIGILMFSLAACNNDSTNEPKKLEKVRIAEVTRSIFYAPQYVALSKGFFKEEGLDVSLATTAGGDKTMTALLSGGADVALVGSETSIYVYAQGANDPVINFAQLTQTDGTFLVSRDKIDNFSWDLLKGKTFLGQRKGGMPQMVGEFVLKNHGIDPHKDLNLIQNIDFANIANAFASGTGEFVQLFEPTASIFEKEGKGHIVASFGKESGHVPYTTFMTKESYLKEHKSTIEKFTRAIYKAQQWVESHSAEEIAKAVEPYFPDTDFEIMKTVVERYKSQGSFATDPILDEDEWNNLQDIMKEAGELPKEVNHKTLVNTEIASKVSKK
- the asnB gene encoding asparagine synthase (glutamine-hydrolyzing), translating into MCGFIGCVHDKTQNYSDEQKQQFKNMNDIITHRGPDDDGFYYDEHIQFGFRRLSIIDIESGHQPLTYENERYWIIFNGEVYNYVELREELLKEGLSFATSSDTEVIIALYSHLKEKAVEKLRGMFAFVIWDKQEQRLFGARDPFGIKPFFYLEDGEQTFFASEKKSILLALENDVLDYDSVQHYLTYQFVPEPNTMSQGIKKLEPGHYFTKKIGAPMDIKRYWKAHFSPIQKSEADFTKEIRDILFDSVEKHMRSDVPVGSFLSGGIDSSIIASIAKEFHPAIKTFSVGFEHNGFSEIDVAKETAEKLGVENISYVITPEEYMNEIPKIMWHMDDPLADPACVPLYFVAREARKHVTVVLSGEGADELFGGYNIYREPQDLEIFNKIPRVGKVLLKGIANIMPEGTKGKSFIERGVTPMEERYIGNAKMFTEEEKRDLLNVYHEGLKYTDVTKPLYAESRGYDPVDRMQYIDIHTWMRGDILLKADKMTMAHSLELRVPFLDKAVFEVASKIPTSLKTANGTTKYILRKAAEGVVPEHVLNRKKLGFPVPIRHWLKNEMNEWAKKIIRESNTDHLINKAYVLRLLEDHCQGKADNSRKIWTVLMFMVWHQVYVEDVYSFQRDFAQGKVLESLKN
- the metK gene encoding methionine adenosyltransferase, with amino-acid sequence MSTKRRLFTSESVTEGHPDKICDQISDSILDAILAKDANARVAAETSVTTGLVLVAGEITTSTYVDIPKIVRETIKSIGYNRAKYGFDSETCAVLTSIDEQSPDIAMGVDQALEAREGQMSDEQIEAIGAGDQGLMFGFACNETKELMPLPISLAHKLARRLTEVRKEEILPYLRPDGKTQVTVEYDENDKPVRIDTIVISTQHHPEVTLEQIQRNLKEYVINPVVPQELIDENTKYFINPTGRFVIGGPQGDAGLTGRKIIVDTYGGYARHGGGAFSGKDPTKVDRSAAYAARYVAKNIVAAGLAEKCEVQLAYAIGVARPVSISVDTFGTGKVSEDVLVELVEQNFDLRPAGIINMLNLRRPIYKQTAAYGHFGRTDVDLPWERTDKADALKEQAANR
- a CDS encoding RNA polymerase sigma factor; the protein is MKQSHQIEKWFIEYEKDVTNYLVYYTGTTDVEDLVQETFLRAIRALSRFKNESSPKTWLISIARNTAIDFYRKKSVWNRLKLVLDVESPRLQEQGAEEKVVKKMEYIHLYEAINALKPNYRDVILLRGISELTSKEAGQVLGWTESKVNVTFFRAVKKLNERLKEGEQFESIIG
- a CDS encoding DUF2584 domain-containing protein, whose translation is MGMPLELNTMIVTKGREKRVEENLFVLEKEGYRLYPIDIPIDVRKTMDSDSSGTAVIKKVEWQQGNTTLTYQLVSLNSTN
- a CDS encoding S9 family peptidase — protein: MNKNNGIILETTRFPSPNPKVKLKLITYLSDGLRVKGMLAEPMEEGVYDGLLYLRGGIKNVGKVRPARIAQFAAEGFIVFAPFYRGNQGGEGNEDFAGEDREDAFSAYQLLKSLQKIRQVHIFGFSRGGVMALMTGIQFPDAASVVTWGGVSDMSLTYMERLDLRKMMKRVIGGTPDKYPDRYDVRTPLYQLEQLTSPVLIIHGVKDHNVSVEHAYRLERRLKALHKPVECWYFDRFTHYFPPEVNRKVVEDATNWMKKQSE
- the pckA gene encoding phosphoenolpyruvate carboxykinase (ATP), with protein sequence MNSVHSPNELKQLLSESNVHVQLSVPQLVEKILCRNEGSLTSTGAVSVSTGKYTGRSPQDKFIVMEESTKDKIAWGSLNQPISEEVFTKLYQKVLNYLKQQEEIFVFKGFAGADKKSRLPIQVVNEFAWHNLFVHQLFIRPTEDELLSHDPGFTVISAPNFKADPKVDGTNSETFIIISFERRIVLIGGTEYAGEMKKSIFSVMNYLLPENNIFSMHCSANVGIEGDVALFFGLSGTGKTTLSADPNRRLIGDDEHGWSSNGVFNIEGGCYAKCINLSREKEPQIFDAIRFGTVLENVTLNKESRVPDYDDGTLTENTRAAYPIDAIDNIAVPSIAGHPNTIVFLTADAFGVLPPISKLTKEQAMYHFLSGYTSKLAGTERGVTSPEATFSTCFGAPFLPLPATRYADMLGEKILEHNANVFLVNTGWTGGEYGVGSRMKLSYTRAMVQAALEGELNHVETTKDEIFGLNIPLHIAGVPDEVLQPSKTWSDQQAYEKKAKELAAKFRENFKKFTDVSPETEEKGGPIA
- a CDS encoding gamma carbonic anhydrase family protein, with translation MIYPYKNKYPLIAESAFIADYVTITGDVEIGEESSVWFNSVIRGDVAPTRIGNKVNIQDNSILHQSPNNPLILEDEVTIGHQVILHSCIIRKRALIGMGSIILDQAEIGEGAFIGAGSLVPQGKKIPPNTLAFGRPAKVIRELTEEDKKDMTRIYTEYAEKAQYYKSLQS